One segment of Xanthomonas oryzae pv. oryzae DNA contains the following:
- a CDS encoding IS5 family transposase, producing MRWRSCASQCSAGDAEYNGKRKRTRREVFLAEMDQVVPWKGLLALIEPHYPKSGQPGRQPYRLETMLRIHFLQQWYALSDPSAEEALYDTVSMRRFAKIGGLDEVPDETTILHFRHLLERHDLARKLFNRVNAHLSRKGQSLRGGTIVDGTIIAAPSSTKNKQGERDPDMHQTKKGNQYDFGMKAHIGVDDDSGLVHHVECTAANVADITQAHKLLHGKEDTVCGDSGYTGLEKREEMKRKRKLRYLIAEKPSKLKQIKSKRELKLAKRWEHTKASLRAKVEHPFRVIKRQFGYVNVRYRGLVKNTAQMLTLFALSNLWLKRKELMPVAGKVCL from the coding sequence ATGCGGTGGCGCAGCTGCGCATCGCAGTGTTCCGCCGGCGACGCGGAGTACAACGGCAAGCGCAAGCGGACGCGGCGTGAGGTGTTCTTGGCCGAGATGGACCAGGTCGTGCCGTGGAAGGGCCTGCTGGCGCTGATCGAGCCGCACTATCCAAAGTCGGGGCAGCCGGGGCGACAGCCGTATCGGCTGGAAACGATGCTGCGCATCCACTTTTTGCAGCAGTGGTATGCGCTGAGCGATCCCTCGGCGGAAGAAGCGCTGTACGACACGGTGTCGATGCGCCGTTTCGCCAAGATCGGCGGGCTGGACGAGGTGCCGGATGAAACGACGATTCTCCACTTCCGGCATCTGCTGGAGCGGCATGATCTGGCGCGCAAGCTGTTCAACCGGGTCAACGCGCACCTGTCGCGTAAAGGGCAGAGTCTGCGGGGCGGGACGATCGTGGATGGCACGATCATTGCGGCGCCCAGTTCGACCAAGAACAAGCAGGGCGAGCGCGATCCGGACATGCACCAGACCAAGAAAGGGAATCAGTATGACTTCGGGATGAAGGCGCACATCGGGGTGGACGATGACTCCGGGCTGGTGCACCACGTCGAATGCACAGCGGCCAACGTGGCCGATATCACGCAAGCGCACAAGCTGCTGCACGGCAAGGAGGATACGGTGTGCGGGGACAGCGGCTACACTGGGCTTGAGAAGCGCGAAGAGATGAAGCGCAAACGCAAGCTGCGCTACCTGATCGCCGAGAAACCCTCGAAGCTGAAGCAGATCAAAAGCAAACGCGAATTGAAGTTGGCCAAGCGGTGGGAGCACACCAAGGCCAGCCTGCGGGCGAAGGTGGAACACCCGTTCCGGGTGATCAAGCGTCAGTTTGGCTACGTCAATGTGCGCTATCGCGGCCTGGTCAAGAACACCGCGCAGATGCTGACGCTGTTTGCGCTGTCGAATCTGTGGCTGAAGCGCAAAGAGTTAATGCCCGTTGCGGGGAAGGTGTGCCTGTAA
- a CDS encoding inner membrane CreD family protein: MQDRPRYHDEAVAWVAQSKAGEQQFIAPVRVLPYTEDVQVTEPDEQCNQRKVWCKHAFLHAAPRCRVSPRKARTRSDGPRQRLSNGRYWARSTDALLGMLLATEDAAVWLLRQQPQTKVLHHWHWLR, from the coding sequence GTGCAGGACCGCCCACGCTACCACGACGAGGCGGTAGCGTGGGTGGCGCAGAGCAAGGCCGGCGAGCAGCAGTTCATCGCGCCGGTGCGGGTGCTGCCGTATACCGAAGATGTGCAGGTCACCGAGCCGGACGAGCAGTGCAACCAGCGCAAGGTCTGGTGCAAGCATGCGTTTTTGCATGCAGCACCGCGATGCCGGGTTTCGCCCCGCAAGGCACGCACCCGCAGCGACGGGCCCCGGCAAAGACTCAGCAACGGCCGCTATTGGGCACGCAGCACCGATGCGCTGCTCGGAATGCTGCTGGCCACCGAAGACGCGGCGGTGTGGTTGCTGCGGCAACAGCCGCAGACCAAGGTTTTGCACCATTGGCATTGGCTGCGTTGA
- a CDS encoding C1 family peptidase, producing the protein MNTHRPFALCLLATLSLTTTAAQAEVHGKGLKPSSLMQPVTPLFGTESVSKPLPASVDLTKWAITPGSQGPVNSCASWAIGYTLTGWYANANKQAHKLFAPMYLYSQVDDGVDAGSTMEAPLDVALEQGIDTEQHYSWGDYDFKHKPTGADRANAAKNPTAYRKYTVLYSGVGNGGRVLIEQIKLALASSTPVVIGFYVRRGFGELTPTNQVDYDINTPLDGGHAVVALGYDKEGLIVENSWGTYWGNKGFGKLSWAVVAKDVFSAHVVY; encoded by the coding sequence ATGAACACGCACCGCCCATTTGCCCTTTGCCTGCTCGCCACCTTGAGTCTGACCACTACCGCCGCACAGGCGGAAGTGCACGGAAAGGGCCTGAAACCGTCGTCATTGATGCAGCCCGTCACCCCGCTGTTCGGTACCGAAAGCGTTAGCAAACCGCTGCCTGCCAGTGTCGACCTGACCAAGTGGGCAATCACACCGGGCAGCCAGGGCCCGGTAAATTCATGTGCGTCATGGGCGATCGGGTATACCTTGACCGGTTGGTACGCCAACGCCAACAAACAGGCACATAAGCTCTTTGCCCCGATGTATCTGTATAGCCAGGTCGATGACGGTGTCGATGCCGGCTCTACGATGGAAGCACCACTGGACGTCGCGCTGGAGCAAGGTATCGACACCGAGCAGCATTACTCGTGGGGCGATTACGACTTTAAGCACAAACCCACCGGCGCCGACCGTGCCAACGCAGCGAAGAACCCGACGGCGTACAGAAAATACACCGTGTTGTATTCGGGCGTTGGGAATGGGGGACGCGTCTTGATCGAACAGATCAAGCTCGCCCTCGCTTCTTCCACGCCGGTGGTGATCGGCTTCTATGTGCGCCGGGGCTTTGGCGAACTGACACCAACAAATCAGGTCGATTACGACATCAATACGCCGCTTGATGGCGGTCATGCCGTCGTCGCGCTGGGCTACGACAAAGAAGGACTGATCGTGGAAAACAGCTGGGGCACCTATTGGGGCAACAAGGGCTTCGGCAAGCTGTCCTGGGCGGTGGTCGCAAAAGACGTTTTCAGCGCTCACGTGGTCTACTAA
- a CDS encoding IS5 family transposase (programmed frameshift), protein MREKNYPSDVSRERFEQIRPILEQARKRTKPVTVDMYEVWCAVLYLLRTGCPWRALPSDFPKWRTVHSYFAKWSEVDDEGMSLLERALKKSQVGAAREKQGRKACSTFLIVDAQSVKNSDTAGQKGYDAGKKVSGIKRHIAVDTQGFPHAVAVTTAEVTDRQGALEALKRCRSGLGRVKRLLCDSGYTGDPFAEGVQDILGKHVTVQIAKRSELHTFKVMPKRWSVERSFAWLEKNRRLWKNCERRLNTSLQFIHLAFLALLLRRS, encoded by the exons ATGCGCGAGAAGAACTATCCAAGTGACGTGAGCCGTGAGCGGTTCGAGCAAATCCGCCCGATTCTGGAGCAAGCCCGCAAGCGCACCAAGCCTGTGACAGTGGATATGTATGAGGTGTGGTGCGCAGTGCTGTATCTGCTACGGACAGGTTGCCCGTGGCGTGCGTTGCCCAGTGACTTTCCGAAGTGGCGCACGGTGCATTCCTACTTTGCCAAGTGGAGCGAAGTGGACGATGAAGGAATGAGCCTGCTGGAGCGGGCGCTTAAAAAATC TCAGGTTGGCGCGGCCCGCGAGAAACAGGGGCGCAAGGCCTGCAGTACGTTCTTGATCGTGGACGCGCAGAGCGTGAAGAACAGTGATACAGCCGGCCAGAAAGGCTATGACGCGGGCAAGAAGGTATCGGGGATCAAGCGCCACATCGCGGTGGATACGCAAGGCTTTCCACATGCCGTTGCGGTGACCACGGCGGAAGTCACCGATCGTCAAGGTGCGCTGGAGGCATTGAAACGCTGCCGATCGGGTTTAGGTCGGGTGAAACGCCTGCTGTGCGACAGCGGCTACACCGGAGATCCCTTCGCCGAGGGCGTACAGGACATTCTGGGCAAGCATGTCACCGTACAGATTGCCAAGCGCAGCGAGCTGCATACCTTCAAGGTCATGCCCAAGCGCTGGAGTGTCGAACGCAGCTTTGCCTGGCTGGAGAAGAACCGGAGGCTATGGAAGAACTGCGAGCGAAGGCTCAATACCAGCTTGCAGTTCATCCACCTGGCGTTCCTGGCACTGCTGCTCAGGAGATCGTGA
- a CDS encoding IS630 family transposase: MSTTAVQPSMKKRDGRLVSRAALEEMRLMALQRMGEGESPAEVASSFGLHRGWAYKVLARAQEGGAGALMTRKGSGRPRTLTPAQERQVFGWVNGNNPRQHGFDFGLWTLQVVRKLIEKKFAARLSLASVGTLLARLGLSPQKPLQHAYQRDPLAVAQWEKQTYPAIVKHAKREKAEIDFWDASGFRADAVQGRTWAVKGVTPVVALPGQRQSISAASAVNSKGGFWFAVYSGGLNGELFVALLKLMMKGRRRPIHLVLDGLPAHKTRGVRDDVDSLKGRLTLHFLPGDAPDLNPDELVWSYTKRTGVARSPLRSGEKLADQVHDQLSDIAARPELVRSFFRHPGVAYISDL; encoded by the coding sequence ATGTCGACGACTGCTGTCCAACCATCCATGAAGAAGAGAGACGGACGTTTGGTATCGCGGGCAGCGCTGGAAGAAATGCGCCTGATGGCGTTGCAACGGATGGGCGAAGGCGAATCGCCGGCCGAAGTGGCCTCGTCGTTCGGGTTGCATCGCGGCTGGGCGTACAAAGTGCTGGCGCGAGCACAGGAGGGCGGCGCTGGCGCATTGATGACGCGTAAGGGCAGCGGTCGCCCGCGGACGTTGACGCCGGCGCAGGAGCGCCAGGTGTTCGGCTGGGTCAATGGTAATAACCCTCGCCAGCATGGCTTCGACTTTGGTTTGTGGACGCTGCAGGTCGTGCGAAAACTGATCGAGAAGAAGTTTGCCGCACGGTTGAGTCTGGCCAGCGTCGGGACGTTGCTGGCGCGGCTGGGGCTGAGCCCACAGAAGCCGCTGCAACACGCCTATCAGCGCGATCCACTGGCGGTAGCGCAGTGGGAGAAGCAGACGTACCCGGCGATCGTGAAGCACGCCAAGCGGGAAAAGGCCGAGATTGACTTCTGGGACGCGTCTGGCTTCCGTGCCGATGCGGTGCAAGGACGGACGTGGGCCGTCAAGGGCGTCACGCCGGTTGTCGCGCTGCCGGGGCAGCGCCAGAGCATCAGTGCGGCCTCGGCGGTGAACAGCAAGGGCGGGTTCTGGTTCGCCGTGTACAGCGGCGGCTTGAACGGTGAATTGTTCGTGGCCCTGCTCAAGCTGATGATGAAGGGCCGTCGCCGTCCAATCCATCTGGTGCTTGATGGTTTGCCTGCTCACAAGACCCGTGGCGTGCGCGATGACGTGGACAGCCTGAAGGGCAGGTTGACGCTGCATTTCCTGCCGGGTGACGCGCCGGACTTGAATCCCGACGAGTTGGTGTGGAGCTACACCAAGCGCACGGGCGTAGCGCGCAGCCCGCTGCGCAGTGGCGAGAAGCTGGCCGATCAGGTGCATGATCAGTTGTCCGACATTGCAGCTCGACCAGAATTGGTGCGCTCGTTCTTCAGGCATCCAGGTGTCGCCTATATTTCTGACTTATGA